In Hydrogenovibrio marinus, a single genomic region encodes these proteins:
- a CDS encoding zinc metallopeptidase has product MAFLIIAFVLLFIITSVPSLWTKHILNKYSKPHPDIPGSGHQFAEHLINKYQLNIRVEETQEGDHYDPINKVVRLSPENYHANSLTAITTVAHEIGHALQDQANYEPLKQRTVLIERARWMQQMSGIALMATPILIPLMHTPMIGLVTFAAGFIGMGVPVIIHLSTLPVEFDASYNRALPLLKEGGYLSNKDLKTSKRILTACAMTYVSASLSSLFNLWKWLRALKRH; this is encoded by the coding sequence ATGGCATTCCTGATTATTGCGTTTGTTCTTTTGTTTATCATCACCAGCGTACCGAGCTTGTGGACTAAACACATCCTCAATAAATACAGCAAACCGCATCCTGACATTCCGGGCAGCGGCCATCAGTTCGCCGAACACCTCATCAACAAATACCAACTCAACATTCGAGTGGAAGAAACCCAGGAAGGTGATCATTACGACCCTATCAACAAAGTCGTCAGACTATCGCCGGAGAATTATCACGCCAACTCACTGACCGCCATCACCACCGTTGCCCATGAAATCGGCCATGCCTTGCAAGACCAAGCGAATTACGAACCGCTAAAGCAGCGTACCGTGTTAATCGAGCGTGCGAGATGGATGCAGCAAATGAGTGGTATCGCTTTAATGGCGACTCCGATCTTGATTCCGTTGATGCATACGCCAATGATTGGTTTGGTGACATTTGCCGCAGGCTTTATCGGTATGGGTGTGCCGGTTATCATTCACCTCAGCACCTTGCCGGTAGAGTTTGATGCCAGCTATAACCGAGCCCTGCCTTTATTGAAAGAAGGCGGTTATCTGAGTAATAAAGACTTAAAAACCAGTAAGAGAATCCTTACTGCTTGTGCCATGACTTATGTTTCCGCATCCCTGTCCAGTCTGTTCAATTTATGGAAATGGCTGCGCGCGCTAAAACGTCACTAA
- the hisF gene encoding imidazole glycerol phosphate synthase subunit HisF, with protein sequence MSLAKRIIPCLDVDNGRVVKGVQFVDIRDAGNPVEIAKRYDEQGADEITFLDITATADDRATMVHVVEEVASQVFIPLTVGGGIRTVEDIRRMLNAGADKVAINSAAIFNPAFVQEASDTFGSQCIVVAIDAKKVSLAGDPDKWEIFTHGGRRETGIDAIEWAKKMEALGAGELLVTSMDRDGTKIGFDLELTRNIADSVNIPVIASGGVGELKHLTEGVVSGHAEAVLAASIFHFGQHTVQEAKQAMQKAGIEVRL encoded by the coding sequence ATGAGCTTAGCGAAACGTATCATCCCTTGCTTAGATGTCGACAACGGACGCGTCGTCAAAGGCGTCCAGTTTGTCGACATCCGCGATGCTGGCAACCCTGTTGAAATCGCCAAGCGTTACGACGAACAAGGTGCCGATGAAATCACTTTCCTCGACATTACAGCTACCGCAGATGACCGTGCAACGATGGTTCATGTTGTCGAAGAAGTCGCTAGTCAAGTATTTATTCCACTAACGGTTGGTGGCGGTATTCGTACGGTTGAAGATATCCGCCGCATGCTAAACGCCGGTGCGGATAAAGTTGCTATCAACTCAGCAGCGATATTCAACCCTGCTTTTGTTCAAGAAGCCAGCGACACTTTTGGGTCTCAATGTATTGTTGTCGCTATTGATGCTAAAAAAGTCAGCTTAGCCGGCGATCCTGACAAGTGGGAAATCTTCACCCACGGTGGGCGCCGAGAAACCGGCATTGACGCTATTGAATGGGCGAAAAAAATGGAAGCACTCGGTGCGGGCGAACTGCTGGTTACCAGCATGGATAGAGACGGTACAAAAATTGGATTTGACCTAGAATTGACGCGCAACATTGCAGACTCGGTCAACATCCCTGTCATCGCATCTGGCGGTGTCGGTGAACTGAAACACCTAACCGAAGGCGTTGTCTCCGGCCACGCTGAAGCCGTATTGGCCGCCAGCATTTTTCATTTTGGTCAACACACCGTGCAAGAAGCCAAACAAGCCATGCAAAAAGCAGGTATTGAGGTACGACTATGA
- a CDS encoding histidine triad nucleotide-binding protein → MTLEKSIFSKIIDRELPADIIYEDEKCIVIRDINPKARIHLLIIPKKQIATLFDLSPEDKDLMGHMMLLLPQLAESQGLDGFQTRIHTGESGGQEVFHIHIHLLGK, encoded by the coding sequence ATGACTCTTGAAAAAAGTATTTTTAGCAAAATCATTGATCGTGAGTTGCCTGCTGATATTATTTACGAAGACGAAAAATGTATCGTCATCCGTGACATCAACCCAAAAGCGCGCATCCACCTTCTTATTATTCCAAAAAAGCAAATCGCCACACTCTTTGACCTTTCACCAGAAGACAAAGATTTGATGGGACACATGATGCTGCTTTTGCCACAACTGGCTGAATCTCAAGGACTTGATGGTTTTCAAACACGAATCCATACCGGAGAAAGTGGCGGACAGGAAGTATTCCACATCCATATCCACTTATTAGGAAAATAA
- a CDS encoding phosphoribosyl-ATP diphosphatase, giving the protein MSELLRQLDEVLENRKQESAEDSYVASLYHKGLDKILKKIGEEATETVMAAKDCDNASDKSHLVYEVTDLWFHTLVLLHQQGLTSQDILQELERRFGLSGHVEKANRSE; this is encoded by the coding sequence ATGAGTGAACTTCTGCGACAACTCGATGAAGTGCTAGAAAACAGAAAACAGGAATCTGCTGAGGATTCTTACGTCGCCAGCCTGTACCATAAAGGCCTCGACAAAATCCTTAAAAAAATCGGTGAAGAAGCAACCGAAACGGTAATGGCAGCAAAAGACTGCGACAATGCCTCCGACAAGTCACACCTTGTTTATGAGGTGACCGATCTTTGGTTCCACACCTTGGTTTTACTTCACCAACAGGGCTTGACCAGCCAAGACATCCTTCAAGAACTTGAACGGCGTTTTGGACTTTCAGGCCATGTTGAAAAAGCCAATCGTAGCGAATAG
- a CDS encoding Sec-independent protein translocase subunit TatA, which translates to MGISIWQLLIILAIVLVLFGAKRLRNVGTDLGNAIKGFKNAVKEEEENKDATATTEQKLEKKEGENVFDVKAEEKKEKPDA; encoded by the coding sequence ATGGGCATTAGTATTTGGCAATTATTAATTATCTTAGCAATCGTTTTGGTTTTATTCGGAGCTAAGCGTCTTCGCAACGTAGGAACAGACCTAGGTAATGCAATCAAAGGCTTCAAAAACGCCGTTAAAGAAGAAGAAGAAAACAAAGACGCTACAGCAACTACCGAGCAAAAGCTTGAGAAGAAAGAAGGCGAAAACGTCTTTGACGTAAAGGCTGAAGAGAAAAAAGAAAAGCCTGACGCTTAA
- the hisH gene encoding imidazole glycerol phosphate synthase subunit HisH, which translates to MTKHVVVVDYGMGNLRSVAKAAEHMANDQTKIVISSHPEDIDSADAIIFPGQGAAKACMQALNETGMIHSLQKAANEKPFLGICMGLQVLMTHSQENNGIDCLNILKGDVVQFDLTAYPELKMPHMGWNQIHQTQEHPLWHNIPQDSRFYFVHSYYVMPEAPEIIAGETTHGTKFTSAIAKDNLFAIQAHPEKSAESGLQLFKNFLNWQP; encoded by the coding sequence ATGACAAAGCATGTCGTTGTCGTTGATTACGGAATGGGAAATCTACGCTCGGTTGCTAAAGCTGCCGAGCACATGGCAAATGATCAAACAAAGATCGTCATATCAAGTCACCCTGAGGACATAGACTCTGCGGACGCCATCATCTTCCCGGGACAAGGTGCGGCAAAGGCTTGCATGCAGGCTCTGAATGAAACCGGCATGATTCACAGCCTGCAAAAAGCCGCGAATGAGAAACCTTTTCTCGGCATTTGCATGGGGCTTCAAGTTTTAATGACACACAGCCAAGAAAACAACGGTATTGACTGCTTGAATATTTTAAAAGGTGACGTCGTTCAATTCGACCTAACAGCATACCCGGAACTTAAAATGCCACACATGGGCTGGAACCAAATCCACCAAACTCAAGAACACCCGCTTTGGCACAACATTCCACAAGACAGCCGCTTTTACTTTGTACACAGCTACTATGTCATGCCGGAAGCGCCAGAGATCATTGCTGGTGAAACCACTCACGGCACCAAGTTTACGTCAGCCATTGCCAAAGACAACTTATTCGCGATTCAAGCACACCCAGAAAAGAGCGCCGAATCTGGCCTACAGCTCTTCAAAAACTTCTTGAATTGGCAACCTTAA
- the hisA gene encoding 1-(5-phosphoribosyl)-5-[(5-phosphoribosylamino)methylideneamino]imidazole-4-carboxamide isomerase: MLLIPAIDLKDGQCVRLRQGIMEDATVFSGDIVAMAQRWIDEGARRLHMVDLNGAFEGKPVNGDAVYQVREHFPELPIQIGGGIRDLQTIEAYLNAGVSYCIIGTKAVHNPEFVAEACKAFPGHIMVGLDAKDGMVAINGWAEVTDHHVATLGKQFENDGVDAIIYTDIGRDGMMQGVNIEATQQLAQALNIPIIASGGITNLDDIKALATIESDGVIGAITGRAIYEGTLNFKEGQTLSDQLSVSH; the protein is encoded by the coding sequence ATGCTACTAATTCCTGCTATTGATTTAAAAGACGGCCAATGCGTCAGACTACGCCAAGGCATTATGGAAGATGCAACCGTATTTTCCGGAGACATCGTTGCCATGGCACAACGTTGGATTGATGAAGGTGCTCGACGCCTACACATGGTGGACTTGAACGGCGCCTTTGAAGGCAAACCCGTTAATGGTGACGCGGTCTACCAAGTTAGAGAACATTTCCCTGAATTGCCAATCCAAATTGGCGGCGGTATCCGCGATTTACAAACGATCGAAGCCTACTTAAACGCTGGGGTCAGTTATTGCATCATTGGCACTAAAGCCGTCCACAACCCTGAATTTGTCGCCGAAGCCTGCAAAGCGTTTCCTGGTCACATCATGGTTGGACTTGACGCCAAAGACGGAATGGTCGCCATCAACGGTTGGGCAGAAGTTACTGATCACCATGTCGCAACACTGGGCAAACAATTTGAAAACGATGGAGTAGATGCCATTATCTATACCGATATTGGCAGAGACGGCATGATGCAAGGCGTCAACATTGAGGCAACACAACAGTTAGCCCAGGCATTGAACATTCCGATTATCGCTTCCGGCGGCATCACTAACCTGGACGACATCAAAGCGCTTGCAACCATTGAAAGTGATGGTGTCATTGGCGCCATTACCGGGCGAGCCATCTACGAAGGGACTCTAAACTTCAAAGAAGGCCAAACTCTTTCTGACCAGTTGTCTGTGTCACATTAA
- a CDS encoding thioredoxin domain-containing protein, with protein MTLQKRSLNLKEYVSHQLRAQMMARGSLPHAIKHLFTCFALLTSIFAQPSQASELSSHLNSNQLYNNPSPYLAMHASDPVHWQTWQASILQQAQKSNKIIMISSGYFSCHWCHVMQRENYRNPQVATYLNQHFISVKIDRELMPDLDRYLIEFAHKASGHAGWPEHVFLTPQGYPFFALTYQPHQQFINTLKRIQTLWQTDPTKIISAAKQAIADDAHATDAKQISWQQFKQNFFLTLSNQEDVLGGGLKTENKFPKAPLLLSLLNDSNLPEEQQDWLELTLTQMQQQQLQDHINGGFFRYTIDPEWQTPHFEKMLYTQALLAKAYFIAAKRFERKDFLQTAKATLAYAEKHLYNPKTQLFLSSESAIDRQGIEGGDYLWTQTALQKALNPTQYQQVVKDWQLNQPAPFTIKNGTPGWLPKPTHQNWQAIQAKLMRPINNIPTDSKNILGWNGLMLSAYAEAVETTPNNQDYHQQASQLAKRLMDAFNQNAGQKISTPRAYSKDNQPMGTATIQDYAFVFQGLRDWQNATHNSTITNTLQKLSKQANTRFFTAKGWLYTSAPLLPGQVGDWAIPDGALPSPTAIFDCTQPGRFSQLGSQATSQLSTSPLDYASYLTCRNNTD; from the coding sequence ATGACGCTTCAGAAGAGAAGCCTAAATCTTAAAGAATATGTCTCCCATCAGTTGAGAGCACAAATGATGGCGCGTGGCAGTTTGCCGCACGCCATAAAACACTTATTCACTTGCTTCGCACTCCTTACATCCATTTTTGCCCAGCCATCTCAAGCCAGCGAACTCTCAAGCCACTTAAATAGCAACCAACTTTATAACAATCCATCACCTTACCTCGCAATGCATGCGTCCGATCCTGTTCACTGGCAGACTTGGCAAGCGAGCATTCTTCAACAAGCGCAAAAATCGAACAAAATCATCATGATTTCCAGCGGTTACTTTTCTTGTCATTGGTGTCATGTCATGCAGCGCGAAAACTACCGGAATCCGCAAGTCGCCACTTATCTCAATCAACATTTTATCTCTGTCAAAATTGACCGGGAACTTATGCCCGACCTTGACCGTTATCTGATTGAATTTGCCCACAAAGCCTCAGGGCATGCCGGCTGGCCTGAACATGTTTTTCTCACGCCACAAGGCTATCCTTTCTTTGCGCTAACTTACCAGCCGCACCAGCAATTCATTAACACCCTTAAACGCATACAGACGCTTTGGCAGACTGATCCAACCAAAATTATCAGTGCCGCAAAGCAAGCGATTGCCGATGACGCTCATGCCACCGATGCTAAACAAATCTCATGGCAGCAATTCAAACAGAACTTTTTTCTCACGCTAAGTAATCAGGAAGATGTGCTGGGCGGCGGTTTGAAGACTGAAAACAAATTCCCAAAAGCACCATTGCTGTTATCGCTACTGAATGACTCGAACTTACCGGAAGAACAACAAGATTGGTTGGAACTGACCCTGACGCAAATGCAGCAGCAACAACTTCAAGACCACATTAACGGTGGATTCTTTCGTTACACGATTGACCCAGAGTGGCAAACGCCACATTTTGAAAAAATGCTCTACACTCAGGCTTTATTAGCCAAAGCCTATTTCATTGCCGCAAAGCGCTTTGAACGAAAAGACTTTTTGCAAACAGCAAAAGCCACCCTTGCCTATGCGGAAAAGCATCTTTACAACCCGAAAACACAACTTTTTCTCAGCAGTGAATCGGCAATAGACCGCCAAGGCATTGAAGGCGGAGACTATCTTTGGACACAAACCGCATTACAAAAAGCACTCAATCCAACACAATACCAACAGGTCGTTAAAGACTGGCAACTCAACCAACCAGCGCCCTTTACAATAAAAAATGGCACGCCAGGCTGGCTGCCAAAACCAACCCATCAAAACTGGCAAGCGATTCAAGCCAAACTGATGCGTCCGATTAACAACATCCCGACAGACAGCAAAAATATTTTAGGCTGGAATGGACTCATGCTGTCTGCCTATGCCGAGGCAGTAGAAACTACACCCAACAACCAGGATTATCATCAGCAAGCTAGCCAACTTGCCAAGCGTTTGATGGACGCCTTCAATCAAAACGCCGGGCAAAAAATCAGTACACCGCGCGCTTATTCAAAAGACAATCAGCCCATGGGAACAGCAACGATTCAAGATTATGCATTTGTCTTTCAAGGGTTAAGAGACTGGCAAAATGCTACCCATAACAGCACCATTACAAACACACTTCAAAAACTTTCAAAGCAAGCTAACACCCGTTTTTTCACCGCAAAAGGTTGGCTTTATACCTCAGCACCACTCCTTCCGGGGCAAGTTGGTGACTGGGCGATTCCTGATGGTGCACTCCCCAGTCCAACGGCAATATTCGACTGCACCCAACCTGGCAGATTTTCTCAACTAGGTTCACAAGCCACTTCACAACTCAGCACTTCACCGCTAGACTATGCGTCTTATTTAACTTGTCGAAACAACACTGACTGA
- the tatC gene encoding twin-arginine translocase subunit TatC — translation MSSSALPPHDQEMTLVQHLLELRNSMTKGILAILVAFLALFPFANELYTYISEPLTRFLPAGTSMIATGVASPFLTPFKLSLVLGVYVAMPVLLYQAWRFIAPALYSHEKQLVAPILFFSSFLFYAGGAFAFYVVFPLVFGFLSTTAPHGVTIATDISLYLDFVIKMFFAFGVAFEVPVVVVILILTGMVSAEKLTHARPYIIVAAFIIGMLLTPPDVVSQTMLAVPMWLLYETGVIVGAYVKKRRDKAKDLREAKEAKSETGEKQTSGEAKTSATTASAAAASTFTPNPVPDDIEFDDRYADQIDSLEEDEDWDNAFDEIDAEFQALEEDYKKRQNDESPQNSDGQDEPQNEAKDDASEEKPKS, via the coding sequence ATGAGTTCATCTGCCCTACCGCCTCATGATCAGGAAATGACACTCGTTCAACATCTGCTTGAACTGAGAAACTCAATGACTAAGGGTATTCTTGCCATTCTGGTAGCTTTCTTGGCGCTATTTCCTTTTGCAAATGAACTTTATACTTACATTTCCGAACCGCTGACACGCTTTTTGCCTGCCGGCACAAGCATGATTGCAACAGGTGTTGCATCCCCTTTCTTAACGCCTTTTAAGTTGAGTTTGGTCTTGGGCGTATACGTTGCGATGCCGGTTCTTCTCTATCAGGCTTGGCGCTTCATTGCTCCTGCTTTGTATTCGCATGAAAAACAACTGGTCGCTCCAATCCTGTTTTTCAGCTCGTTCCTGTTTTATGCAGGTGGCGCCTTTGCTTTCTATGTAGTATTCCCTTTGGTATTCGGTTTCTTATCGACCACTGCACCGCATGGCGTTACCATTGCGACTGATATCTCGCTCTACCTCGACTTCGTTATCAAAATGTTCTTTGCCTTTGGCGTAGCATTTGAAGTACCGGTGGTCGTTGTCATCCTGATTTTGACAGGCATGGTTTCTGCCGAGAAATTAACCCACGCGCGCCCTTACATCATTGTGGCAGCCTTCATTATCGGTATGCTGTTAACCCCACCGGATGTGGTTTCTCAAACCATGCTGGCGGTTCCGATGTGGCTACTTTATGAAACGGGCGTGATCGTCGGTGCTTATGTCAAAAAACGACGAGACAAAGCCAAAGACCTGCGTGAAGCCAAAGAGGCGAAATCCGAAACTGGAGAGAAACAAACTTCAGGTGAAGCGAAAACTTCAGCGACAACTGCTTCTGCCGCGGCTGCTTCGACCTTCACACCAAATCCTGTACCGGATGATATTGAATTTGACGACCGCTATGCAGATCAAATCGATTCATTAGAAGAGGATGAGGATTGGGATAATGCCTTTGATGAAATCGATGCAGAATTCCAAGCGCTTGAAGAAGACTACAAAAAACGTCAAAATGACGAGTCACCTCAAAATAGCGACGGTCAGGATGAACCTCAAAACGAAGCGAAAGATGACGCTTCAGAAGAGAAGCCTAAATCTTAA
- the tatB gene encoding Sec-independent protein translocase protein TatB — MFDIGFTEILIVLVVALIVIGPERMPEVARKIGQFIGKTKHFINSVKENSEISSAVRELHDSINLEEEKKTVESVSDTLKDDFSQLQQDWEIDEISRPTFGGSEPVTSTDTQFSKAPQQPVLPSSEQDKKPAKPTEAPSEEKAVKVDTPPEKEPAPQQEKA; from the coding sequence ATGTTTGATATTGGCTTTACCGAAATCCTAATTGTTCTCGTGGTGGCGCTTATTGTCATCGGGCCTGAACGCATGCCTGAAGTTGCCCGAAAAATTGGGCAATTTATCGGTAAAACCAAACACTTCATCAATAGCGTCAAAGAAAATAGCGAAATCAGTTCCGCCGTGCGTGAGCTTCATGATTCCATCAACTTGGAAGAAGAGAAGAAAACCGTTGAATCTGTTTCAGATACCCTAAAAGACGACTTCTCCCAACTTCAACAAGACTGGGAAATTGATGAAATCTCCCGTCCGACTTTTGGTGGTTCAGAGCCTGTAACATCTACCGACACACAGTTCAGTAAAGCGCCGCAACAACCTGTTTTACCAAGTTCGGAACAAGACAAAAAGCCAGCAAAGCCGACTGAAGCTCCAAGCGAAGAAAAAGCAGTCAAAGTTGACACGCCACCTGAAAAAGAACCCGCTCCACAACAAGAGAAAGCTTAG
- the ccoN gene encoding cytochrome-c oxidase, cbb3-type subunit I: protein MDTIAKPQYDNGVVKYLTVGAVVFLVVGTMFGTYAAAELAWPVLNFDIPEITFARLRVMHTNTVIFAFGGMTLMATAFYTVQRTNGIRLWSNGLAWVTALLFTVGLLAVVVTISLGMTTGKEYHEQEWPLAIAIALVWTLYTLNFVMTIASRNKETHPNVYVSNWFFLGMMIAITYLYVVNGLAIPVSLFRSYSLFSGVQDAMIQWWWGHNAVGFFLTAGFLAIMYYFVPKQAQRPIYSYRLSVIHFWALMFGYVWLGAHHLQYTALPDWTGSLGAVISLAMIIPSWGGALNGMLTLSGAWDRLRTDYILRFLIISLAFYAMSTFEGPVMASKTVNALSHYTDWTIGHVHSGALGWVAMVSIGAIYHMVMKLWKTEMYSMKLINFHFWLATIGTVFYIVAMWVSGIMQGLMWRAYDEYGTLAYTFAESVAAMHPYYVMRTVGGFLFFSGAVVMLFNIVMTIRTAEARQSTPVAAQA, encoded by the coding sequence ATGGATACTATCGCAAAGCCACAATATGACAATGGTGTGGTTAAGTACCTAACGGTTGGCGCAGTTGTGTTTTTAGTTGTCGGTACTATGTTTGGTACTTACGCTGCTGCAGAACTTGCCTGGCCGGTTTTAAACTTTGATATTCCTGAGATTACGTTTGCTAGATTGCGCGTAATGCACACCAATACAGTTATTTTTGCGTTTGGTGGTATGACGTTGATGGCGACTGCTTTCTATACCGTACAGCGTACAAACGGTATTAGGCTATGGAGCAATGGTCTGGCTTGGGTAACAGCACTTTTGTTCACTGTTGGTTTGTTGGCAGTAGTTGTTACAATCTCTTTGGGTATGACTACAGGTAAAGAGTACCATGAACAAGAGTGGCCTTTGGCTATCGCAATTGCTCTTGTGTGGACACTTTATACTTTGAACTTCGTGATGACGATCGCTTCGAGAAATAAAGAAACGCATCCGAACGTTTATGTATCCAACTGGTTCTTCCTTGGAATGATGATCGCGATCACTTACTTGTATGTCGTAAATGGTTTGGCGATTCCTGTTTCTTTGTTCCGCTCATATTCTTTGTTCTCTGGTGTTCAAGATGCAATGATTCAATGGTGGTGGGGACATAACGCGGTAGGTTTCTTCCTAACTGCTGGTTTCCTTGCAATCATGTACTATTTTGTACCTAAGCAAGCACAACGTCCTATCTATTCATATCGTCTGTCAGTTATCCATTTCTGGGCATTGATGTTCGGTTATGTTTGGTTGGGTGCTCACCATTTGCAATATACAGCACTTCCAGACTGGACAGGTTCTTTGGGTGCGGTAATCTCTCTAGCGATGATTATTCCTTCATGGGGTGGTGCTTTGAACGGTATGTTGACGCTTTCAGGTGCTTGGGACAGATTGCGTACTGACTATATTTTGCGCTTCTTGATCATCTCATTGGCGTTTTACGCAATGTCAACGTTTGAAGGGCCTGTTATGGCTTCAAAAACGGTAAACGCATTATCTCACTACACTGACTGGACTATTGGTCACGTACACTCTGGTGCGTTAGGTTGGGTTGCGATGGTTTCTATCGGTGCGATTTATCATATGGTTATGAAGCTATGGAAAACTGAAATGTACTCAATGAAGTTGATTAACTTCCATTTCTGGTTGGCGACTATCGGAACTGTGTTCTATATCGTTGCAATGTGGGTATCAGGGATTATGCAAGGTTTGATGTGGCGTGCGTATGATGAATACGGTACGTTGGCATATACTTTTGCTGAGTCTGTAGCTGCTATGCATCCATATTATGTTATGCGTACAGTAGGTGGTTTCTTGTTCTTCTCTGGAGCGGTTGTTATGTTGTTCAATATCGTAATGACAATTAGAACTGCTGAAGCAAGACAGTCAACGCCAGTTGCTGCCCAAGCTTAA
- the hisB gene encoding imidazoleglycerol-phosphate dehydratase HisB, with the protein MRHAFIERATLETQIKVSIDLDGTGKASLDTGVPFFEHMLDQIARHGLVDLDIKANGDTHIDDHHTVEDIGITLGMALKEAVGDKKGIQRYGHAYVPLDEALSRVVIDLSGRPGLVFNADFTKGAIGSFDTELVYEFFQGFVNHAQVTLHIDCLRGHNAHHQAETIFKAFGRALRMALANDERMAGVLPSTKGAL; encoded by the coding sequence ATGCGACATGCATTCATCGAAAGAGCTACGCTTGAGACACAAATAAAGGTTTCTATCGACTTAGATGGCACAGGAAAGGCTAGCCTGGACACAGGCGTTCCTTTTTTCGAGCACATGTTGGATCAAATTGCCCGCCACGGACTGGTTGACCTAGATATCAAAGCGAATGGTGACACTCACATTGATGACCACCACACAGTTGAAGATATTGGCATCACGCTTGGCATGGCACTAAAAGAAGCCGTTGGCGACAAAAAAGGCATTCAACGTTATGGGCACGCTTATGTACCATTGGATGAAGCGCTGTCCAGAGTGGTTATCGACCTATCAGGAAGGCCTGGACTGGTTTTCAATGCGGACTTCACAAAAGGCGCTATTGGAAGCTTCGATACAGAATTGGTATATGAATTCTTCCAAGGATTTGTTAATCACGCCCAAGTAACGCTGCACATTGACTGCTTAAGAGGTCACAACGCTCACCATCAAGCTGAAACAATTTTCAAAGCTTTTGGTCGCGCACTGAGAATGGCGCTTGCCAATGATGAGCGCATGGCTGGCGTTCTGCCATCCACAAAAGGTGCCCTTTAA
- a CDS encoding ComF family protein, giving the protein MMQSNKNHSWIQRLENWVLPPVGKGRHALLSTIPADLDDVLLAELDFWQQGCPRCAMPGTSHHVCGDCLAHPHFVDSTQALLVFNDAAKQMIHGLKYQGELFWVRVFAELMAQRITAEKVDALIAVPLHPNRLVERGFNQAYEVAKRLSKHYGVPLIDAGVIRQIDTPHQTLLDKQQRQRNLKAAFLVDNAALSSMQKVVLIDDVMTTGATLEQLAKTLKQAYPQLQVEAWVLAKAV; this is encoded by the coding sequence ATGATGCAAAGTAATAAAAATCATTCGTGGATTCAGCGACTTGAAAACTGGGTGTTGCCACCTGTCGGTAAGGGAAGACATGCGCTGCTATCGACAATACCAGCGGATTTGGATGATGTCTTGTTGGCTGAGCTGGACTTCTGGCAGCAAGGCTGTCCGCGTTGCGCCATGCCGGGGACAAGTCATCATGTTTGCGGGGATTGTTTAGCACATCCTCATTTTGTCGACAGTACCCAAGCCTTGCTGGTGTTCAATGACGCCGCCAAGCAAATGATTCATGGACTGAAGTATCAGGGAGAATTGTTTTGGGTTCGAGTGTTTGCCGAGTTGATGGCGCAGAGAATCACCGCTGAGAAAGTCGACGCGCTGATAGCCGTTCCCTTGCATCCGAACCGATTGGTAGAGAGAGGGTTTAATCAGGCGTATGAAGTCGCCAAACGTTTGTCGAAACATTATGGCGTGCCTTTGATTGATGCCGGAGTCATCCGGCAGATCGATACGCCTCATCAAACGTTATTGGATAAACAACAAAGGCAACGCAACTTGAAAGCAGCATTTTTAGTGGATAACGCGGCTTTGTCTTCCATGCAAAAAGTGGTGTTGATTGATGATGTCATGACAACAGGTGCCACGCTTGAACAACTGGCAAAGACTTTAAAGCAGGCCTACCCTCAGCTACAAGTTGAAGCTTGGGTTTTGGCAAAAGCGGTTTAG